The Liolophura sinensis isolate JHLJ2023 chromosome 12, CUHK_Ljap_v2, whole genome shotgun sequence genome segment TTTACACCCGCCTCCTTCAGCCGATACGCAAACATCACCCCTTCGTCTCGGAGAGCGTCGGATCCGACCGTCAAGACAAACGCTTCGGGGAGGTTCTTTAGATCATCGGCTAACAACGGCGAGACGTAAATGTCCGTCGCTGTCAGACCCAGATCCTTGGGAACGGTTTTATCCCACTGGAGGTTAACATCCGTCGGTTTGTAGTCTGGTAACACGAACCCGTCAGGAAGGACCTCTGTCTTCAGGTAGGGAGCGTACCTTTTGCGAAGTTCCGGTGAGATGTGAAGGTTGTTGGCGATGGAAGCGTGATGTTTTTTCGGTGCCCCGAGGTAATACCCAACAATCATTCCCATGACACTGTTGTCACTCTGGTATTTGAACGCCCTGAAGTAGGACGGAGTGTTGAAGTCCAGAAGCTGCAGAACGGGATAGATCAGGACTTGAGCTTTAGGCATTGGCCGGAACCCAGTATCTCGTAACTTAAGAGAAACGGCGGCAGCGAGATTCCCACCAGCGCTGTCACCTGGAGTGGAAGAAATCATCAGAATATTAAGAACATTCCACCAAATATAGAAAAACAGCAtctacaccaaaaaaaaatgagtagcgactatactgacaccgggccaaccagtcctgtttccttactctaacctctcagtgatgagcgcctagcgaggcagcaacaagtgcaaTTTGGTATCACCCGACCCAGGTTTAGTCCAGGCTCTCCCGACTACGAGGCGGACGCAcaaaccattaggccaccaaagctgTCTATGAGTGCATATGGACCAAACGTCCAAAATCTCAGGCGCTCTGCTCCACAGCTGTGCCTAAGTCCCGGGGTTAGAGGCTGTGTGtatgcatcgtgttgaataaaatcACCATTTTGGATATAAGAACAGTTGTAATCAGACCGCCACAGATACATATGTTTGACTAACGCCAAATTATAAACGGTATAACACAGTCGTTTTGGATGCTGAATAAGTTTTATACGTGTCTAAAAGATTCCCTGGATCTTTCTGACACCACTAATAACCGCTTTGCGATAAACGATCCCCTGCTAATATGGACTTTCTTACTTGATATAGCTTCTTTGGTAGTTTGGGCCAAACCGTTTCTTGCTTTTACGCTTATTGACCTAGAATGTCGGTTATAGTTGGTAATGGGTATATGAAAATCTATAGCGATTTTCCACTAGCAATGAGTACTCCAGATCCACTATTCAGACGGTAGTGAGTGTCACTGACCAAAATTCTATGTTCCAGGGAGATAGTTATAATAGATGAGATAAGATAACAGGTGTTTAATTACTTGTTTGGTTAGTGCTCTTTACTGATATGACGGCGAAGTAAACCTGAAAGTGTGGAGTTGACAAAATATTAACGTCACGTCCGACATTGGTATATCACCCGTAAATCGTGAAGACGCGTTTCTAGTCATtgatcgcaagatccatttccaaaacaacctaaaacactaCTTCCCCAAAggaaaatgtatgaaataatattttcagtGATCTAgggaagacagtcgatattctaggcatgataTCAAATCCAGTTCCATCCGTGCAAATTTCAACGCTAATCAGGGATCCGAGCCTGTGACCTCATCGTGGGGGCTCGTTTGGTTTTCTAATTAAGGCTTAGAGGAATTTACAcccttttttcatttctttgccTCTTGGTTTTAGATACCTTAATCTTTAGCCAAACATGTTCCAGATTCCTCGATCATAAATTCAGATAACATTAAAATGTccagtacgtgagaaggtctgcaacctgcggatggttgtgccccccccccccccccccccgggttGTGTCgagttccctcccaccatcatgctggtcgccgtcgtataagtgaaatattcttgagtatggcgtaaaacaccaatcaaataagtaattaaataaataaaatctccaAACTCGCACTTTACCTCCAATGGCTACTCTGTTGGGATCGACGTTAAATTTGGCAGCGTGTTGGATGAAGTACTTGGTGGCTGTGACACAGTCGTCCAGGGGTACAGGGTACGGGAATTCCGGGGCCATACGGTATCTAAAAGACAACATTGCAGGAGTTTGCAGGAATAAAGAAGCACAGTTTACAAGAACTAAAATATGATTTTTCGAAAACAACatagattttattttgaattctaAAGCAAGCTTTAAGAATCATATTGCTAGACACTTGGATCTATGCTGTTAAAAGATATTAAATGCTCTGAACCATGAGAGTGGTAGTTCTTCAAATGTGTATTAATATATACCACAATTTTGTGATAACTCACACGTGAAAGTATAAATCAATGTCCATGTATCGATGCAGATGCCCAACaatataaactaccaggcaaaagaaaggtttcaccgtattttttgtcataaaaaaaaaataaagcgcggttccggatttgattctaagcaggacatggtgtatgactgcatcgtttcctctaccagaacgcatcgtcacgaacgcagcaattggaattgtgaaattgcgataacatgcaaaacgtccttttgaggcatggctcgtgatgcacgtgcggtaatgttgcataaatactcttgctcgaaagatcagacattcagtgaccgaaaaaacaccaacagtatgccaagacttacgcaagcgcaacgagaccaggccatcggtatgtccaccatgggagtctcgcaacgtcacattgcaagaacgttcaactgcagccaaaccaccatcaggaggttattgatacgctatcagtagacaggccagacccaaggcagaccaagatcgggaagaccgagggtaacaactgcggctgaagatcgctacatccggcagatccacctccaaaaccgattcgtcacggcgacgtcaacagcggggacggcactaggccatgtcatcagccccaggacaacactgcgtcgtcttcgttcagctggtttacgaccttaccgccccttccgtaggatggccttgacccttttacaccgtcaacgcagattgcgatgggcacgtattgtacgtcggtggcagcgacgtgactgggcgagagtgctgtttacagacgagagcaggttctgtctattcaggaacgatggcagagttcgagttatccgacgaagaggcgagcgtctcgcgccaaactgcgtaagagaggtttatccgtttggaggcggaggcgtcatggtttggggaggggtttgtgaccaaatgaaggcgcagctggttattgtgcgaggtaatctgactggccagcgataccttgatgaggtactgagacctgtcgtcgttcctttcctttaatgacagccaaaaggatcgatcttgcaacacgacaacgcaagacctcacactgcccgcatttttacagactacctcgagaccgcaaacgtcatcgtgttgccctggccagccaactcaccagacatgaaccccattgaccatctctgggatcaccttgaccacCGTTTGAGACAgttggtgcctcctccaactaaccaacaggaacttgagcaagctctgttaaacctatggaacgttaccccagctgacgtcatccggcgacggACGACGTCAAtacggaggcgtgtgcttgcatgcattgatgcccagggtggccacactcgctactgatgactgtagtccttcatttctgtggatactgtgactttacatgcacttgccagtcaactttacatttgtgtaattttttcttctgaccccttgtctctttcatt includes the following:
- the LOC135479163 gene encoding arylacetamide deacetylase-like 3, producing MAFKVLLVVGAVLVAGVAYMLSRPMNPAVSEPWKVRTVGSLYGITFLAGVLGEKLGLGTQMNITRYFFDRLLVFTSSTVDPQLVQREDTLFDSIAVRIYRPTKAKTSSPRAGMVFYHGGGWVLGSVASHDPVAAHFAVEANMVVVSVEYRMAPEFPYPVPLDDCVTATKYFIQHAAKFNVDPNRVAIGGDSAGGNLAAAVSLKLRDTGFRPMPKAQVLIYPVLQLLDFNTPSYFRAFKYQSDNSVMGMIVGYYLGAPKKHHASIANNLHISPELRKRYAPYLKTEVLPDGFVLPDYKPTDVNLQWDKTVPKDLGLTATDIYVSPLLADDLKNLPEAFVLTVGSDALRDEGVMFAYRLKEAGVKATWVDIPDTFHGCICATGGLLGTKSGRRANEAIVKLLKENV